The sequence GGGGTGTCGACCACGACCAGCGAGCAGGCCTGCCGCCAGCGCTCGGCCAGGTCCGCGGCGGCCCGCGCGTCGATGCCGGGCAGCACGACCGCGAACTCCTCACCGCCGTAACGGGCCACCGTGCCGGCCGTGCCGACCGCGCCGTCGATCCCCTGGGCCAGCCGGATCAGCACCTCGTCGCCGGTGGCGTGCCCGTAGGTGTCGTTGACCGCCTTGAAGTGGTCCACGTCGATCAGCACCGCCGACAGCGGACGGTCCTCGGCGGCGGCGCGCCGCACCTGCTCGCGCAGCACCGTGTTCAGGTGGCGGCGGTTGTAGACGCCGGTCAGGCCGTCCCGTACCGCCTGGTCGGTCAGCTCGGCACGCAGCCGTTCCAGCTCGGTGATGTCGCGGACCACCACCACCGTGCCGGAGGACTCGCCCCGGTCCGGCCGCAGCGGGACCACGCGCACGTCGTAGACGGTGCCGCCGGCCACCGTGATGGCCTGCTGGTCCGGCCCGGAGAGGATGGGCGCCAGCTGCGGCCCGGCGATCTCCTGCCAGGGCCGGCCCACCACGTGTCCGGCCGACGCCGGGTGCAGGGCGGCCAGCATCGCCGCGGCGGCCGGGTTGACGTCGAGGAACCGGCCCGCCCGGTCCAGCACCATCACCGCGTCGCTCAGCGCCGCGATCACCTGCTTGTACGCCACCGGCATGCGCCGGGCGGACAGGCCGGAGCGCTCCGCCCACCACCACATCGTCGCGGTGCCGACGAACAGCACGGGCGTCAGGTCGACCTGCCGCTCCCCCATGTCCACGAAGATGCTCACCAGGTTGCCGACGGCCGGGGCGAAGGCGCCGGTCAGGAAGATGACGAAGACCAGCCGGTGGCCGCGGACCGCCCGCCGCATCGCGACCACCCCGCGCGCGGTGCCCAGCCCGATCATGGCGTAGCAGTACACCGTGTGCAGCCAGTAGAGCGGGCCGGGCTCCGCGGTGACGCCGCCGCCCGGGGCGGCGCGGACCGCGTCGAAGAAGGCGTGATGCCAGGGGTCGGTCAGCACGAACAGCATCAGCAGCACCGGATGCACCAGCAGCAGGGCCTGCCGGCGGCGCAGCCGGTCCAGCCGGTGCCCGGTGAACACGGTGGTGTGCCAGACGAAGCCGGCCACGATCATCGCGACGCCGGGGAACATGGCGTAGGTCGCCAGCAGCGCGACGCGCGGCGACGCGCCGGCGGCCACCGCCTGCGCCAGCGACCAGTGCGTGGCCCCGGCCGTGATCAGCGCCAGCGGCGCCGCCAGCGGGGACAACCGGCGGCGGCGCCAGGAGAGCACCGCGTACAGCGCCGAGAGCACGGCCGCGGCGGCGTACACCCAGACCAGCGCGGCACCCATCGGTCACCCCCTCCACTCCCGCCGACGCAGATCGGCCGGTGGCGCGGGGAACTGAGCCGATCGCGCCGGGGCGGACGATCGGGGCGGGCCGGCCGCTCCGATCGTCGCCGGGTCAGGGCAGCTGGACGCGGTCGATCAGGCCGGCCGCGGTGAACGCCCGGACCAGCGCGTCACGCCCTTCGGTGAAGTGCGCCCAGCTGTCGAAGTGCACCGGCACGATCTGCCGGGCGCCCAG is a genomic window of Actinoplanes teichomyceticus ATCC 31121 containing:
- a CDS encoding sensor domain-containing diguanylate cyclase, with product MGAALVWVYAAAAVLSALYAVLSWRRRRLSPLAAPLALITAGATHWSLAQAVAAGASPRVALLATYAMFPGVAMIVAGFVWHTTVFTGHRLDRLRRRQALLLVHPVLLMLFVLTDPWHHAFFDAVRAAPGGGVTAEPGPLYWLHTVYCYAMIGLGTARGVVAMRRAVRGHRLVFVIFLTGAFAPAVGNLVSIFVDMGERQVDLTPVLFVGTATMWWWAERSGLSARRMPVAYKQVIAALSDAVMVLDRAGRFLDVNPAAAAMLAALHPASAGHVVGRPWQEIAGPQLAPILSGPDQQAITVAGGTVYDVRVVPLRPDRGESSGTVVVVRDITELERLRAELTDQAVRDGLTGVYNRRHLNTVLREQVRRAAAEDRPLSAVLIDVDHFKAVNDTYGHATGDEVLIRLAQGIDGAVGTAGTVARYGGEEFAVVLPGIDARAAADLAERWRQACSLVVVDTPRGPLRATFSAGVVQTAPGASAEDLLRHADRALYAAKEQGRNRVVVGDLARAEGLQVAGR